The Terriglobus roseus region TGCCATGCAATGTGTTGGTGCCGGATTTCAGAAGAGTATTGAATACGCCGCCACCAGTGCGTCCTGCTTCAGCGTCGTATGTGTTTGTCTGCGTCTTCATTTCCTGCACAGATTCCACAGACGGAATGATCACCGCACGATTCGAGAAATCAGTTACCGGAACACCGTCGATCAGGTAGTTGTTCATGTTGACCGGTCCACCGGCGATCGAAATCGCGGATGATCCTGACTGATCCTGAAAACGATTGAAGCGTGGATCGCCGACTGCGGTCACATTGTTGTTGAGCTTGGTAAGAAGAAATGGATTACGACCTAGGTTCGGCAGATCAACCAACTTCTGCGTATCAAATACCTGGCCGTTCTGCGCGGTTGCCGTATCAATGGTCGGCGCCGCACTGGTGACTTCAACCACTACACCAGAGCTGCCCACTGTGAGCGGAACATCCAGGGCTAAGGTCTGCTGTGTGGCAACCACCACGCCTTTCTGCGTGTAGGTTGTAAAGCCGTTTGCGGAAACAGAGAGATCAAATGTTCCAGGATCTACCGCGTTAAAAACATATTCGCCCGCGCCCGTCGTCACAGTCTTACGTGTGATCTTGGTTCCGGTGTCTGTCAGCGTAATTTCAGCATTTGGAATTGCTGCTCCGCTGGGATCTTTCACCAGGCCTTTCAATGTGCCGTAGTACGACTGTGCGTGTCCTGGTACGGCCGCAGCCAACAGCACTACGGGGGTAAGCGCGAATGATCGGGAGAAACGACTATATCTGGACAACATAAGACCTCCTACAAAGGTGCGGCAATTGGGTACAGATGTTCGTTGCCCGCGGCGCTCGGTATCGCCGGGACAGATCTGGAGTTGCAACGATGCGTTCGCGGCGCGAACATCGCGACGCGTGACAAACGATGAAATTAGTGACTCGGTGCTGCTGGTACAGCTCGTCACCCCGAAGGCGTTTGCGTTCGGCGTGCCTGCGATGCAATATCCGGAGATTGATCCGGGGTTGCGGTCGTTGTTGCAGGTACTCGGTGTTACTTCAGGTGAAGCAAAGCGGGCGGTACATTGTGCAAAAGGTGCTGCGGGACTGCGAAGGTTCCACCCTTATCAGGGGTGCGTCTTCAAGTAGTTCAGCTAGCTGTGCATCAAGTCCTCACTTAGGACAAGTGAGAAGAAGAAGCACGTTGGATGTGATTGGTTGAACTGATATTACGGAGAGGTCAATAACGTGTCAACGAAGAAATGATGGTTGAGAAGGAAAACTAACTATTTTTCTTCCCGTCAACACGTTGTGTGCACCACTCATGCAGCAGCGACTGCACTACAAAATCCAAAAACACAAAGAGCGTAAAGCCCTTTGCAGAGGCAGCAAAAGAAGGACTTTCTTTGCTTACCTTGCGGAGACTTTACGCTCTTTACCTGCTGCTTTCGTATATCACCAGCCTGATATTCAAGGCCGACAATTACGGTTAGTTTTCTTACTTACCTTTTACCGCAATCACTTCAATCTCCAGCAAGTATCCCGGCGCAACCAGATTGGCTACCTGGAAAGCAGAACGAGCAGGCTTGTTGGGCTGCTCCTTCGTCCCGAAGAACTGCGTGAAGCTTGCCTGCAGACCGGGGAAATCGATCTTGCCAAGCTTGGGATCGGCAGCAAGAAACACAGTTGCCTTCACAACATCCTTCATGTCCAGGCCCTGCTCCTGCAGGATCTTCTGGATCTTCGTCAGGATGTCGAAGGTCTGCTGCTTGGTGTCGCCAAAGACTGCGGGTGTTCCCTTTGCTGCATCAGCAGGTGTGATGGGCGTTGCAAGCTGACCGCTAACATACAGCGTGTCACCCGCCCACACAGCAGTCGCAATGGGCGACTTCTCTGTCTGGATGTGCTTCACCGTTACCTGTGCGTGGCTGGAAACAACGGCGGCGGTAGCCAGTACACCGGCCAAAATCGTGCTCTTCAACTTCATGGAAATGCTCCTTCTGTGATCGTTGCAAAAGACAAAGGGGGAAGGCTCATCGCCTTCCCCCGAATGTTATCGGTTTACGCTTCCACGGGGGCGTAGTGACCAGCCATCCGTGCAGACTTAACGCGCTCGCTCACCATCTCTGCTGCGCGACGGCCAGACTGCGATGCGCCTTCCTGCCAGCCCACAACGTGCGTTGTGTGATCGCCCGCAAAGAAGATCGGACCATCCGGCTGAATCAGCGTGTTGTAACCCGCATCGCCACCGCCGTAGCTACGAATCCACGAACCTTCGTTATAAGGAATGTGGCGCCACATGCAGATGATGGGCTTGGTCAGCTCCTGGCTATGGCCAGGATGAACCTTCTCAAGCTGCTTCTTCGCCGTGGCAAACTTCTCCTCCAGCGTCAGCTTCTCCCATCCCCAGTTCAACTCGTCCTCATAACCCGTGCACAGGATACCCTTGTCTGCCATCAGGTTCGCTGACGGATACCAGATCACGGTCGTTGGTCCAGGCGCACGGAAGGTCAGGCCACCGTAGATGTTGTATTCCTTCTCCCAGAAGCGGTTCGATTCCCATGCCAGCTTGTAGCTGTTCGCATAAGTCGCACCGTCAATCGCAGCCTTGTACGGCGCAGAGAGATCGTTCTTCATCTTCTTGATGATCGGCAGCGGCATGGCGTTCACCATGTAGTCGGCCTTGATCACCTGCTCCTTGCCGTTCTGCATGTACGTGACTTCCACACCCTTGTTCGCGCCCGTGCGCTTGAACGATGTCACAGGTGCGTTGTAGATGATGGTCTTCGTCTTATCCAACTCACGCGCAAAGGCATAAGGAATACGATCCATGCCGCCCACCGGCTGCATCATCGTTGCCTGCCAGTCCCATGCTTCTTCATACAAAATGCCCGACCAGAAGTTCGCATCCAGCAGCGAGTGCATGTCCAACGGCTCTTCAATCTGCATGGTCTGCGAGCCTGCGCCGGGATACTGCTTAATGCCAGCGCGATCAGAACCGTGATACTTACCGTCAAAGCCCAGCGGACCGTAAGTGCGCAGGAAGCTCAACATACGATCCTTGTCTTCCTTGGTCAGATCCGTATCAAGAGCACCGCCCTTGATCGACTTCGCAAGCAACTCGCTCACGTGGCCACGTGCATCGTTCAAAGCCTTGCGCTGTACGACAGGCTTGCCGCCATAGACGGCGTCGTTCTGCAGAAGGCTGGAGCGCGACGTGTTGATTTCTACTTCGAGTGGCACATTCAGTTCGCGGCAATAGCCCAGGATGGTGGTGTGAACCGAAGGCAGTCGGCCGGGACCGAGGTTCTGATAATGCCCCGGCTCCCACGTACACTGCTGCTTCGTTCCATCAATAAATTCAACGGTGGTGCCATTGCGCGCGCTCCAGTTACGTCCACCGGGACGGCTGCGTGCTTCCAGCAAAGTAACCTTATAGCCCAGCTTGCGAAGCTCATACGCAGTCACCAGTCCGGCGACACCGCCACCCGCAACCACTACGCTGACACCCTTGCCAACGCCAGCCTGAGCCTCAATCGGCTTCACCACCTGAGCCTTCATCGGCATAATGCCGAGAGCCTGCATGGTGGCAAACGTTGCGGAATAACCGCCGGCCTGGCCGACGCGCATAAGGAAGTTACGACGGGTCATCGACATCGAAGAAATGGCTCCTTCTTCTGCTGTGCCGGAAAATTCCGGCGGTTACAAACAGCGACAGGAAATCAAAACGCGGATGTGCGTTACGAGCACGCGCACCACACGCGGTCTCCTGAATGAATTGTGAAAGGATTGCAACTTCAGTATGCCAGACAATCTCCGCAGGCGAAATGGAAAACCTGCGGAAGACGCAAATGGCAGAAAGCCGCCGCGCCACGGGCGAGACGATTAGGATGCCGAACTAACCGAGCGGAGTGCCAACCTCTACCGGCGGCTTCGGCTCGCGATACACCCATCGGCTCAGCAGGTACTTCTGCGCCGGATGCTCCACCAGCTTGAACGCCGTGTACGCAAAGCAAAGAATGAACGCGTAGCTGATCCACGGGTCATACTTCGCCACACCCATCCGCTCCGGCAAATGGTGGTCATGGATGAACAGAAATGTATTGAAATGCAACAGATACAGGCACAGACTCGCGCGCCCAAACGCCGCAATCGGTCCCCATCCCAGAATCCGCGAAACCCAGTGGTTGCCAGTTAGCCCCCACACCAGCAGCGCAAATACCGGGGTCAGCATACCGCCATGCAGCATGACGTAGGGCAAGCGCGGAACCAAAAGATAGAACGCTGCAAGAGCGGCGCCGCCCGAAAGCAGTGTCAGCCCCAGTTTCACGCGATCACTCAAATCCACCATCGCATGCAAGCGACCCAGCGTAATTCCCGCCAGGAAGATCGGCACAAACGGCAGTGGCGTGTACTTCAGCGCGCGAAGCCAATATCCCGAAGAGTAGCGGTCAATGTTGTACAAACCATCGGGATTCAGAACGGTGTAGATCGCTGGCAGCAGCAGTTCCCACAGCCAGAACACACCAAACAGCGCCAGCAGTTTCCCCGGCGTGCGCGGCCAGAACTTCATGCGGATGATGTGCGGAAATGCCAGGTAAAGCATGGCTTCGGTAGCCAGCGTCCACGCCACCGTGTTCCAGAACGTGGCCAGCGTCGGGCTCCAGCCCTGCAACAAGAGCGGCGTCAACACCACGCCGCGCACAAACTCGCTCAGCGGACGGATCTTCCATTCCGCATGCAACATCTCCAGCGAGATCACCAGTGATAGCAGATACACCGGATACAACCGCGAAAGCCGCGCGGCGTAAAACTTGCCCGGCTTCAGCGTGTCCGCGCGATGCACATAGTTGTACGCCAGCACAAATCCGCTGATCAGCAGAAAGAAGCTGATGTACGTAAACCCTGCATTGATCACGGGCTTCACAAACTCCGGCAGCGGAGGCGTGAAGTGAAAGAACATGATGCCGATGGCAAGAAACGTCCGGATGCCGGTCAATCCCGGTAATGGCGGTTTCTTCTGCGGAGCAACCGCGGTCACTTCCGCCATTACGACGTCACAAGCGTTCCGAGTTTTTCGCCCGATACAACACGCACAATGTTGCCCTCTTCACGCATGGAGAAGATCACCATCGGCATATTGTTGTCATTGCATAGCGACACCGCAGACGTGTCCATCACACGCAGGCCCATCTTGATGATGTCCATATACGTAATCGTCTGGAACATCGTCGCGTCAGGGTCCTTCTTCGGATCAGCGCTGAAGATGCCTTCTACAGAAGTAGCCTTCAGCAACACATCCGCACGAATCTCCATGGCGCGCAGCGCAGCCGCGGTATCCGTGGAGAAATACGGATTACCCGTACCCGCGCCAAAGATCACAACGCGTCCCTTTTCCAGGTGGCGGATCGCACGGCGGCGGATGTAAGGCTCGGCCACCTCGTGCATCTCAATTGCGCTCATCACGCGGCACTGGATGCCCAGCTTCTCAATCGCGTCCTGCATGGCAATCGCATTGATCACCGTGGACAACATGCCCATGTGGTCAGCCGCAACGCGGTCCATATGGATGGCCTGTTCCGCTACACCGCGGAAGAAATTGCCGCCACCCACCACCACAGCCACCTGGCTGCCATTGTTGGCAAGCTGCACAATCTCCGAAGCCACACGGCTTACGAAGATGGCGTCAATACCAAAGCCCCGGCCCGCAGCCAGTGCCTCACCTGAAATCTTGAGAAGAACGCGTTTATACATCACCGCTCCCCAGTATCGCACGGTCGTTACGGTTCATCGAAGAGCCCAGAAGGCCGAATACCCGCCATCAGCCTCGGATTACACCGGACCGAAAATAAGCTCGCCCGAACTCCTCCTGATGCCACCCTTCAGGCGTTCTTTAAGAACGAATCCTTCAGCCGCTTGCACCCACCATCCTCAAACTGCACCATCACCGTGTCGCCCACCACATCTCGCACACGTCCGCGGCCAAACCGCTTGTGCCGAACCACCACGCCCTCCTGAAACTTTGCAGGAATAGTCTGTGGCAAGGTCTCCGGAGCCGTCGTCAGAATCGGCCCATTCAACGTCTCAATCCGCGTCACACCCTCACCTTCACTGGCGCCATGCAGTGCCACCTCCGGCTCGTGCATCTCCCACGCGCGATTTACGCAGTTATCGCAGTTGCCACACAGCTCGCCCTCGGGCTCATTGAAGTAGCGACGGATCACCTGCATCCTGCAGCGCACCGTTTCCGCGTACAGCATCATCTCGTCCAGCCGCGAACGATCCGCCGAAGCCCGCTCCACATACTCATGCAGCAGCGTCTCCACATGCGCATCCGTGATCGGTTCTCCATGACGCAGCACATACCCACCACGCAGCCGTCGCACCACTTTCATCTCACGCAACAAATACAGGATCACTTCAGCCCGACGCTTCCCAATTCCAGCACGCTCCGGCAATGCCGCGGCATTCACCGCGTCCGTCGCAGAAAGCGTCTCAAGCACAGCCCGCAACTCCTCAGCACGTGGATACCGCCCCGCCGCAAAGAAACTCTGTATCCGCCGATCCTCCAGCCGATACAGCAACACTGCCTGCGCCTGCCCGCCATCGCGTCCCGCACGCCCGGCCTCCTGGTAATAGCTCTCCAGCGAATCCGGAAACTCGTAATGAAACACAAATCGGATGTTCGGCTTATCAATCCCCAGCCCAAACGCCTTCGTCGCCACCATCACGCGGCAGGTGTCGTTCATGAACTCAGCCTGCGCACGTTCGCGTTCTCGAGCCGTCATCTTGCCGTGATACTTCCCACTGGCAATCCCCGCTTCTTTGAATCGCTCATACAGTTCGTTAGCCGAACGAACTGACGCTGTGTACACAATGCCCGTGCCATCGGTGTTCCCCAACATCTGCATCAACCGCGCCAGCTTCGCATCGTTGTTCACCGTGGGATGCACCGCAAGAAACAGATTCGTGCGATCGCTTCCGGCATTGATCACCACAGCATTCTTCGCATTCAATTGCTCCAGAATTTCGTGGATCACATCGTCTGTCGCAGTGGCTGTCAAAGCCAACACAGGCGGATTGCCCAACGCCTCACGCGCATATCGCAACCCCAAATAAGCAGGCCGAAAATCATGTCCCCACTGCGCAATCGTGTGCGCCTCATCCACCACAAACAGCGACACACCTGCCTGCTTCAACTCCGCAAGAAACTCACGATTCTCCAATCGCTCCGGCGTCACATACAAAAGCTTCGGAATCCCCGCCGCCAATGCCTCGTCCGCTTCCTCACGCTGATGTTTTGTAAGCGTTGAATCGATCTTGCTAACTTCAATCGAAGCGCCTTCCGCCTTCAGCTTCTGATCCTGCATCAACGCAATCAAAGGCGAAACCACAACCACCGTGTGCGGCAACAACAAGGCAGGCAACTGATACGTCAGCGACTTCCCCGCCCCAGTCGGCATAATCGCGAGCACACTACGCCCACGCATCACAGCTTCCAGCGTCTCCCGCTGCGCGCTACGAAACTTCGCAATGCCAAAGCGAGCCTTAGCCTCCCGCTTCAACAAATCCCAGGGCACGGTTTCTTCAACAAGCTTCTTCATAGCCAGACGAAATTAGGATGCAATTCCTACCGCAACAGCCTGCTGTATATCCGATACCGAACGCAAGAAGAAAGGCCCGGCATTCACCGGGCCTTTCTTCATTAGTCCTTGTAAGGATCGAACTCGTTCGCTCCTGCCATCGCCACTCCAACAGGAGTCAGCGTGTGCAGAACGCGAACCGTCTCACCCTGCTCTGCCAATACCTCCGGCAGACGCTTGTAGCAGTGAGGCGACTCATCCAACCCACCGCCGCGCAGCACAACGTTGGACTGACGCAGCCAGTCGTTCATCATCTCCGGCTTCACCAGACCTTCGCGCTTGCACACGCCGGTCTTACGATCGTAGACGCCCGCTGCCTGCTTCCTTCCCATCACACGACCTGCGCCGTGGACGGTAGAAAACATCGCAGCACGCTGCGCTTCACGAGTCTCTGCATCCGTGGATTCAGTTCCCTCCAAAATCACAGAAACCTCACCCATCGTGCCGCCCACGAAACCACGCTGGCCAGGGAACGCAGGAGTAGCACCCTTGCGGCACACCCACAACATGCGGCCATCGTGCTCTTCGTTCCAGGCAAAGTTGTGATGGTTGTGCACCTCCTCCATCACCTCCGCACCCAACAGACGAGCCACACGGCTGCACACCCAGTCACGGCCTGCATACGCATACTCACCGCCCAACTGCATCGCGGCAATGTACTGCGCACCCAGATCGCTCTGCACATCCAGCCACACAGGATCGACCATCATGCCATCCTTCGCTCCCGCAGCCTTCAGGAACCACGTCGCAATACCGTGTCCCAAACCACGCGATCCGAAATGAACGCCAACCCACACGCGGTCCTGCTCATCCGTGAACAGATCCACATAGTGGTTGCCGGAACCGATGGTGCCCAACTGCGCTTCTGCCTTACGCTTCAACGGTGCAGCAGCTTCCGTATCCCATCCGGGATGCGCATTGCGGCCCAGCAGAGCATGTCCGTTGGCTTCGTTGTTCTTCCGTCCCACACCGAACGACAGCGTGTTCCAGATGTCGTCCATAATGCGGTGGATGTTTGCACGCAACTCGCCGCCCGGCATATCCAATCGCACAGCCTTGTTGCCGCAAGCAATATCAAAGCCCACAGCCGTAGGCGAAATTCGCGACTCCGCCGCGATCACTCCGCCAATGGGAACACCGTAGCCCAGGTGTCCGTCCGCCATCAGCGCAAAGCGTTCCGCGCTCTGTGCGCAAACCTTCGCCTGTTCCAGCGTGTTGTCTTCATGCACTCCCCATACAGGAATGTTGTCGATGTACTTCATCTTCCTCGTCTTTCCTTTCTAATCACGCTGCACGGCTGTTCCTCGCACATGCGCAATCGGGGTTGGGTTGCGTCCGCGGCGCTCCTCGCGTTGTACGCAAAAGAAAGAGCCCGGGCTGTCGCCCGGGCTCGTTGGTACCGATCTGGAGTGAGGCTTATGCCTGCGGCTCCTCGGAAACTACAACCTTTGCCTGAGCAAACGTTGCGTTCGGTTCGCCGATCTTGAATCGAGCGAAACGACGCACCGTGATGTTTTCGCCCATCTTGCCAACCTGTGTGGCAATGATCTGGGCAACAGTCTGCGACTGCTCCTTGATGAATGGCTGATCGAGCAAGCAAACTTCCTCGTAGAACTTGCCCATCTTGCCTTCGAGCATCTTCTCGATAATGTTTGCAGGCTTACCGCTTGCAGCAGCCTGTGCGCGGTAGATTTCCTTCTCGCGCTCGATGTCTGCCTCGGTCACTTCATCACGGCCGATGAAGCGCGGATCAACAGCAGCAATGTGCATTGCGATATCGCGCAGCAGGTCCTGGAAGCCGTCGGTGCGGGCAACGAAGTCGCTCTCGCAGGCCAGTTCCACCATCACGCCGATCTTTCCGCCAGCGTGAATGTAGGTACCCACAGCACCTTCGTTTGCAGCACGCGAAGCCTTCTTCGCAGCCGACGCCATGCCGCGCTTACGCAGCACAACGAATGCATTTTCCATATCGCCAGAGGCTTCCTGAAGTGCCTTCAGGCAATCGCCCATCGGTGCGCCGCTCTTCTCGCGGAGTTCCTTCACCAGCTTTGCATCAATCTTCACGGTCTCGGTAGCCATCGTGTTTGTATCCTTTACTGTTTTGAAACAATCGCTGCACACACAAAGAGCGTGGCGCCAACTACGGCAGCCACGCTCTCCGTGTAAATCATTCGGAGAAGCTTACGCGCCTGCTTCCGCTGCCACCGGCTCATCAGCGTCGGTGTCAGACGTCGGCTGCTTGCGGATACCGCCGCCCAGAGCTGCGTTCAGGTCAACCGTCTCTTCTTCGGCTTCCTCAGCAACAGTGGTTGCAATCGGGTTGGACTCCTGCGATTCCTCGTCCTCAAGTCCGACGAAGTGCGACTCGGTTGCAACCGGCGTCACATCGGCGTACTCGCTGGCGATCGACTTGTCGCCGATCATCTGCACACCCTCGTAGGCCGAATCGGCAATCTTCGTCGTGAACAGGCGGATCGCACGCAGAGCGTCGTCGTTACCCGGGATCACGTAGTCCACAACCGTCGGGTCGCAGTTCGTGTCCACAACAGCCACAACAGGGATGCCCAGCTTGCGAGCTTCCGAAACGGCAATCGCTTCGTTGTTGCTGTCGATCACGAAGATCGCGTCCGGCAGGCGGCGCATGTTCTTGATACCGGCCAGATTGGTGTGCAGAGCCTTACGCTCGCGCTCCAGGCGGATAACTTCCTTCTTCGTCATCAACTCAAAGCGGCCGTCCACTGCCATCTCGTCCAGCTCAGCAAGGCGCTTTACGCTCTTCTGGCAGGTAACCCAGTTGGTCAGCAGACCACCGAGCCAGCGACTGTTGATGTACGGCATGCCAGCGCGGTTCGCTTCTTCAGCAACCGCATCCTGTGCCTGGCGCTTGGTGCCGACGAACAGGATCACCTTACCGGTGGAGGTCAGGTCGGTGACGAACTTCGACGCTTCCTTGAACATCTTCAGCGTCTTCTGCAGGTCGATGATGTAAATGCCGTTACGCTCGCCGAAGATATATTCCTTCATCTTCGGGTTCCAACGCTTGGTCTGGTGGCCGAAGTGTACGCCGGCTTCCAGCAGTTCCTTCATTGTGATCGATGCCATTATCGGCTCCTTGTATGCGGCATCCCGACGGATCAGGCCGGGATTAATCCCGTTCGTCTGGGAGATTGAACTCCTGAGGGTTTTACTGCAAGGCGGCGGATGATCATACAAACCATCCGCCGCAGGACTTGAGCCAGACCCCAGCGACTAGCGCTTGGAGAACTGGAAGCGCTTGCGGGCGCCCTTCTGACCGTACTTCTTACGCTCCTTGATACGAGCGTCGCGGGTCAGCAGGCCGTCTGCCTTCAGCGTCTTGCGGAGTTCAATGTTGAACTCAAGCAGGGCGCGGGCAATGCCCATCTTCACAGCGTCAGACTGAGCGGTCACGCCGCCGCCCTTCACCGTGGTGATGACGTCAAACTGGCCTTCGACCTGAGCGGTCTTCAGCGTGCGAACTGCAGCAGCGCGCTGCTGTTCCGTCACAAAGTAAACCTTCAGTTCCTTGCCATTAACCGTGAAGCCACCGTTGCCGGGGCGGAGAAATACACGTGCAATCGCCGACTTGCGGCGGCCCGTTCCGTAGTACTGCACCAGATCTGCCATATCTCTTCTCTATCCTTCGCGAACGGGTTACGCCACTACCAGTGGCTGGGGCTGCTGAGCATCGTGCGGGTGCTTGTCACCCTTGTAGACCTTCAGCTTGGTCGCCATCTGGCGGCCCAGCTTGCTCTTCGGCAGCATGCCCTTGATGGCCTGCTCCACAATCGCTTCCGGCTTACGAGCCAGCAGCTTGGTGAACTCTTCTTCACGCAGACCGCCCGGGAAACCCGTGTAACGGCGATACAGCTTCTGCTGCGACTTAAGGCCCGTCAACACGATCTTCTCGGCGTTGATCACAATGACGTGATCGCCGGTATCAATGTACGGGGTGTACTGGGTGCTGTTCTTACCGCTCAGCACGCGTGCGGCACCGCTGGCCAGGCGGCCCAGGGTCTGGCCACTGGCATCCACCACAAACCACTTGCGGTTCAAATCCTTCGAACTGGGTACAAACGTCGACATCGAGTCTTCCTTCCGACTTCCAAAATCCAAACTTCTAATTACAACTCAACCAATGTCTCGTGCACACGCAAAGAACCCCTCTCGGGGCTATTTCCGCTGAATGCGAGTGGGTGCTGTGTCGGAACTGAAACTCTTCGCCCGCCGCAGCCCGAATTGCTCCAGGCCACCTGCTCCGAAGACCCCCAACGGCTCACCTAAGAGCCGACGTCCGCAGGATCCACCGCGTCACTGCCTCCGCATCCCCAAATGCCCAAAGGGCACAGGCATGCAGACGCAAGTCTGCGCGAGTTCATAGAATAGCCGGTATCCGAACGGGAGTCAACATAGATACTCCCTGAAATTGCGCTACCCCGGTGAAACCGGCAACGCCTTTGCCTTCTTATGTTTTCGCTGCGGCGTGACCCCGTCCTTGGCATCCAATCGATACACAATCATCACGTTCCTATCGGGATCATCCATTGCCGGAAACTCCGCCACGCGCGTCAGCCGGTAAAACTTGTTCAGCGCCTCCATCTTGTCGTCTTCAATGGAGTTCCAAGACACGAACCACCCCGGCTTGTACGCCGCAATGCGATCTTCCAGATCCATCGTGCCAAAGTCGTCGCAGATGCTCGGCACCCCAGTCATCAAAGACAGGTCACTCCCCGAGATCGACAGCACCGTATGACTATGCGTCGGATCAGATTCCACAATCCGCTCAATCCGGTTCGCCGCCGTCTGAAATGTGTACTCCGGGTGTCGCACGTAGCTCCACGTCACATGCGCCTCACGCCCAACCAGCAGCACCAGCAGCGAAGCAAACGCCAGTGAAGCCGACGGATGCCACGCAGCAATATGCAATGCCGCGCGAGCCATCAGCAGAATCAGCGGCACCGCAACTACCACGTAATACCTCGGCTGCATGTTCGCGTGATACGCCAGAAAGAATAGATACCCCGTCACCCACAGCAGCAACGACACAAACAGAGGATCGCGCCACGTCTTCTTATGGAAACCCGCCAGCACCACCAACGCAATCGCCAGCGGATACAGCAACTCCCCCATCCACACGCCATTCTTCAGCGTGTCGCCAACTGTCTCCCAGAACGGCAGCCCTGCAATGGTCGTATTGTTCGCCGCGAACAGATAACGGAAATCATTCCAATAGCCGCGATACAGCAGCCACGCAATGTAACTACCCCAAAGTATGGCGACAGTCCCGCCCGTCACAGCCGCAATGCGCAACACGCGTCGACGTTGCCACGCAGCGGCATCCGCCAACATGTACGCCACAGCAGGCAACAAAAACACCGCGGTCGTCTTGGTGCCAATCATCAACGACACCAACACACCCACAAGAACAGCAAACAAAACACGCTGTCGTTCCGTGGAAGCACTTCGTATCGCCTGCGCCGCCAGCAACGACAACAACGTCAACAACACCAGCAACGGCTCAAGAATCGCCATCCGCGTAAACACGTACAGGAACGAACTCGCCGCCATCAGCAACACAGCGGCAGCAGTAAAGATCCACCGCAGATATTTCGATTCGTCCTCCCGCGCCTCATGCTGCAGCACCACAAACGAACACACCAGCACTCCAGCAAACACAAACACGGTCAGCGCACGCGCCGCCACAATCCCCACGCCAGCAAATCGAAAGACGAATCCCTCTAACAAAGGCCATACAGGCAACGCCGCAGCAGGATTGAAGTCACCAGGCAATCGCCAAGTCCCGCGCAGATAATGCCGGATGGCCGCATCGCCATACCACCCCTCATCGGTGTACTTAGCCCAATCCACCCAAGGCGACCGATTCGGAAAATCCGCACGCAAATGCACCAGGTGCAAAGCCCAGAACGCCGCTGCAACCAAAAGAAAGATAGCTGGCAGTAGCCGTCGC contains the following coding sequences:
- a CDS encoding Rid family hydrolase; translation: MKLKSTILAGVLATAAVVSSHAQVTVKHIQTEKSPIATAVWAGDTLYVSGQLATPITPADAAKGTPAVFGDTKQQTFDILTKIQKILQEQGLDMKDVVKATVFLAADPKLGKIDFPGLQASFTQFFGTKEQPNKPARSAFQVANLVAPGYLLEIEVIAVKGK
- a CDS encoding flavin monoamine oxidase family protein, with protein sequence MSMTRRNFLMRVGQAGGYSATFATMQALGIMPMKAQVVKPIEAQAGVGKGVSVVVAGGGVAGLVTAYELRKLGYKVTLLEARSRPGGRNWSARNGTTVEFIDGTKQQCTWEPGHYQNLGPGRLPSVHTTILGYCRELNVPLEVEINTSRSSLLQNDAVYGGKPVVQRKALNDARGHVSELLAKSIKGGALDTDLTKEDKDRMLSFLRTYGPLGFDGKYHGSDRAGIKQYPGAGSQTMQIEEPLDMHSLLDANFWSGILYEEAWDWQATMMQPVGGMDRIPYAFARELDKTKTIIYNAPVTSFKRTGANKGVEVTYMQNGKEQVIKADYMVNAMPLPIIKKMKNDLSAPYKAAIDGATYANSYKLAWESNRFWEKEYNIYGGLTFRAPGPTTVIWYPSANLMADKGILCTGYEDELNWGWEKLTLEEKFATAKKQLEKVHPGHSQELTKPIICMWRHIPYNEGSWIRSYGGGDAGYNTLIQPDGPIFFAGDHTTHVVGWQEGASQSGRRAAEMVSERVKSARMAGHYAPVEA
- a CDS encoding acyltransferase family protein — protein: MAEVTAVAPQKKPPLPGLTGIRTFLAIGIMFFHFTPPLPEFVKPVINAGFTYISFFLLISGFVLAYNYVHRADTLKPGKFYAARLSRLYPVYLLSLVISLEMLHAEWKIRPLSEFVRGVVLTPLLLQGWSPTLATFWNTVAWTLATEAMLYLAFPHIIRMKFWPRTPGKLLALFGVFWLWELLLPAIYTVLNPDGLYNIDRYSSGYWLRALKYTPLPFVPIFLAGITLGRLHAMVDLSDRVKLGLTLLSGGAALAAFYLLVPRLPYVMLHGGMLTPVFALLVWGLTGNHWVSRILGWGPIAAFGRASLCLYLLHFNTFLFIHDHHLPERMGVAKYDPWISYAFILCFAYTAFKLVEHPAQKYLLSRWVYREPKPPVEVGTPLG
- the pyrH gene encoding UMP kinase; translation: MYKRVLLKISGEALAAGRGFGIDAIFVSRVASEIVQLANNGSQVAVVVGGGNFFRGVAEQAIHMDRVAADHMGMLSTVINAIAMQDAIEKLGIQCRVMSAIEMHEVAEPYIRRRAIRHLEKGRVVIFGAGTGNPYFSTDTAAALRAMEIRADVLLKATSVEGIFSADPKKDPDATMFQTITYMDIIKMGLRVMDTSAVSLCNDNNMPMVIFSMREEGNIVRVVSGEKLGTLVTS
- a CDS encoding RecQ family ATP-dependent DNA helicase, producing the protein MKKLVEETVPWDLLKREAKARFGIAKFRSAQRETLEAVMRGRSVLAIMPTGAGKSLTYQLPALLLPHTVVVVSPLIALMQDQKLKAEGASIEVSKIDSTLTKHQREEADEALAAGIPKLLYVTPERLENREFLAELKQAGVSLFVVDEAHTIAQWGHDFRPAYLGLRYAREALGNPPVLALTATATDDVIHEILEQLNAKNAVVINAGSDRTNLFLAVHPTVNNDAKLARLMQMLGNTDGTGIVYTASVRSANELYERFKEAGIASGKYHGKMTARERERAQAEFMNDTCRVMVATKAFGLGIDKPNIRFVFHYEFPDSLESYYQEAGRAGRDGGQAQAVLLYRLEDRRIQSFFAAGRYPRAEELRAVLETLSATDAVNAAALPERAGIGKRRAEVILYLLREMKVVRRLRGGYVLRHGEPITDAHVETLLHEYVERASADRSRLDEMMLYAETVRCRMQVIRRYFNEPEGELCGNCDNCVNRAWEMHEPEVALHGASEGEGVTRIETLNGPILTTAPETLPQTIPAKFQEGVVVRHKRFGRGRVRDVVGDTVMVQFEDGGCKRLKDSFLKNA